One genomic region from Amblyraja radiata isolate CabotCenter1 chromosome 47, sAmbRad1.1.pri, whole genome shotgun sequence encodes:
- the LOC116968894 gene encoding histone-lysine N-methyltransferase ASH1L-like: MEQRNVLLGSMNPPLGLDAEGSPGKNTPSSCYSKAVGRREEELEGTALDEEDGTHWKQEEGKVVDLRQVLDPPNSDQQQFSVKETNFTEGSLKLKIGLQPKRTKKPPKSLENYVCRPAIKTTIKHSRTKVAKSGKISEEREEDSEQKRVRFARRSKILWSLALDDFHFLIKSNSSVSSDTPWKQAFQPDLLMPI, encoded by the exons ATGGAACAAAGAAATGTGTTGTTAGGGTCTATGAACCCGCCGTTGGGCTTGGATGCAGAGGGTAGCCCTGGCAAGAATACCCCATCGAGTTGCTACAGCAAAGCTGTTGGCAGGAGAGAGGAAGAGTTGGAGGGGACTGCCTTGGATGAGGAAGATGGTACGCACTGGAAGCAGGAGGAGGGCAAAGTGGTCGACTTGAGGCAAGTGCTCGACCCGCCAAACTCGGACCAGCAGCAGTTCTCTGTCAAGGAGACAAACTTTACGGAGGGCAGCCTGAAGCTGAAAATTGGGCTGCAGCCGAAGAGGACTAAAAAACCCCCGAAAAGCCTGGAGAATTACGTTTGCCGGCCAGCCATAAAAACCACCATCAAGCACTCGCGAACGAAGGTAGCCAAGAGTGGGAAGATCTccgaggagagggaggaagacaGCGAGCAGAAGCGGGTAAGGTTTGCACGTCGCAGTAAGATTTTGTGGAGCTTGGCTCTTGATGACTTTCACTTTTTGAtcaagtcga attccagcgtctcaTCTGATACACCGTGGAAGCAGGCATTTCAGCCCGACTTGCTCATGCCGATCTaa